Sequence from the Saccharopolyspora pogona genome:
GCCACCTATGAGGACATCTACAAGCTCACGTACGTCCGCGGTCCCAGCGGCATCATCGTGATGCTCGCCGAGGAGCTGAAGAAGAACTGACGTCCGACCGGTCCAATTAGGATGTGTTGCTAACCTCCTCGGGGCTGTAAGTCCGTGCAGACGGTGGAATACCAGCGCGAGCGGCGGCTGGCCAAGGCGCGTAACCCGGCGTTGCCCGATCCTCCGACGGAGCCAAATCAGTTGTGGCAGCTGGACTTTTCGGAGTTCGAGACCACAACCGGCGGGGTGTGGCGGATCGCCGGATGCGCGGACTATTTCTCGAAGTATGAATTCGGGTGGGATCTGGCTACCACCTGCAACGCCGGTGATGCCGTCACGGCCGTCGAGATCGCTATCGCCGAGGCCGAACGGCTCGCCAGCGGGGTTTCGTTGGTCGAGCAGCTCACCGATCCGGTCACGGGGAAACTCGGGCAGGATCAAGCTGGTCACCGACAACAGTGACGCGTTCAAGGGATCGCGGTTCGCGGCGTTCATCGCGTCCCGGTCCGAGCTGCTGCACATCCGTACCCGGCGCAGCAGTCCCGGCCAGAACGGGGTCCGAGAGCGGGCGTTCGGGTCACTGAAGTACGAGCACCTCTACCGGCATTGAGCCTGGATGAACGGGTCCAGTTCCTTGCCCAGCTGGAGGCTGACGAGAAGGCCGTTCGTTGGGACCTTCCAGACCTGATGCGCTTCATGCTCGCGACCGGCGTGCGTGTCGGTGAGGCTCTCGCGGTGTTCTGGTAGGAGGTCGATTTTGACCAGGCGGTGGTTCATGTGGATCACAACGTTGTCAGGGGTCACCTGCCGGCGGCTTGCGCCCGCTGCGCGACCCGGCAACCCCGGGAGGAGGACGAGGGCGACGTGGAGCGGCTCGTGGGTGCCGGTGTCGCCCGCACCGGATTGAGTGGCACCACGAGGGGCGTGCGCGGGAATTTCCGCGCACTGTTCGACCCTGAACCGCCCCACTGCCGCCGGAACTGCTGGCACGGTGTGGATCATGCCCGAACCACTCCCGGACTCGCCGCCGCCACGGAAGAAGCTCGACCTCACGCAGCTGCTCACGCTGGGCGCGGTGCTGGTCAGCCTCGTGTTTGCCATCCCGCAGGCCATCACCGCGCAGGCCACGCTGGAAGCCACCCGCAGCGAAAGCAGCAATCTCCAGCAACAGCAGATCACCGAGCGGTTCAGTACTGCCATCGAGCAGCTTGGTTCGGACAAACTCCAGATCCGGCTGGGCGGGATCTACGCCTTGGAACGCATCGCCCATGACTCCGACCACCACCCTCAGCGGCGCCAGCCTCCGCGGCGCCCGCCTCGACGGGGTGGATGGTTGGGAGACCGTCCAGGGGCGCCCCCGGCGTGAGGACCGAGCCGTAGCGGCCCTGGCCACAGTGCCCGCTACCGGCGGCTGTCGCCGGGTGCCAGCAGGTTGATGACCTTGGCCAGCGCCTGGTCGGAGGGTGTGAAGTAGCAGCGGACGTTCTCCGGCTTCTTGTGCCGGGACTTCGCCATCAGCAGCAA
This genomic interval carries:
- a CDS encoding transposase family protein, encoding MQTVEYQRERRLAKARNPALPDPPTEPNQLWQLDFSEFETTTGGVWRIAGCADYFSKYEFGWDLATTCNAGDAVTAVEIAIAEAERLASGVSLVEQLTDPVTGKLGQDQAGHRQQ
- a CDS encoding site-specific integrase — its product is MGPARIPHSALTHLGEAGASLLLLMAKSRHKKPENVRCYFTPSDQALAKVINLLAPGDSRR